From Sphingobium sp. B2D3C:
CCGCCCAAGGTTGTATCCCGCTCAATCATCAGCACGTCCGCGCCGTTGCGCGCGGCGGCGACAGCCGCAGCGACGCCGCCAGCGCCTCCTCCGCACACGAGCACCGCGGCCCGATCAACCACCGGCACCGCTTGCGTCTGCTCCTCCATCCACTCCTGCTCGTCCACGGCTATCATGCGTCACCCCTTGCTGTCGCCGAACGGAACTATCTAACTATAATATTCTTTGCAAGCAGCATCGCGGCTTGCGGCTCAAACCATATGACTATATTATTTTTTGCATGGAGAAGAGATTCGGGGCTCCCACCGCACGGGAAACCATCACCGAGGCCGCACGGGAGATCCCGGTGGCACGGCGCACGCAGGTTCTGGTCGTCGGTGCCGGCGCAGGGGGATACCCAGCGGCGATCCGCGCCGCACGCAATGGGGCCGAAGTGCTGCTGATCGAGCGCAACGCCGTTGTCGGCGGCACCGGACCCATGTCGTTCGTCACTGAATTCCTCAGTTGCGAGAATATCAGCGGCATTTTGCGCGAGATGCAGCAGCGCCTCGCCGCGCATGATGCTGCGGCAGAGACCTTCCTGCCGGAATATTTCAACCTCGCCTACGACCCAGAGATGCTCAAACTAGTGGTGCTCGACATGTTGGTGGAAGCCGGCGTCGATCTCCTGCTCAACACCAATGTCGTCGACGTGATCCGTGAGGGGGATGCGCTCAAGGGCGTCATCATCGAGAACAAATCCGGCCGGCAGGCCATTTTCGCTGACGTCATCATCGATGCCAGCGGCGATGCCGATGTCGCCGCGCGTGCCGGCGTCGCCATGCATCCGCGCGAGGACCCACAACCCATGATGATGTTGTGCCGAATGGGCGGCGTCGACTGGGAGCGGATGCAGGCTCACGCCCGCGCGAACCCGGACGATTTCTCCAAGCTGTGGGGTACGCCCGCCAATCCACTCGATGGTGCCCAATATGTCCACCTGACCGGCTGGAAGTCGCTGGTGGCCCAGGGCAAGGAAGAAGGCGCCCTGCCTGGCACATTCGGCCATCATATCTCGATCTTTGGTGCTACACCGGCCAATCTGCGCCATGGCATCGGCTATCTCTATGCCGTGCAGGTGCTCAATCGGGATCCCACCGATGCCGCCGATCTTACTGGTGCGGAGGTCGAAGGTCGCCGCCGGGCGCGCGATTTCCTGCCGTTCGCCAAGCGCATTCCCGGCATGGAGGACGCCTTCCTGATCGATATGGCGCCGCAAATCGGTGTGCGGGACAGCCGCCGGATCATCGGCGATTACACACTCACCCGCGATGACATTTTCGATGGCGCCACCTTTGCCGATGAGATCGCCCTCAAAGTCTATCGCGGCCCGAATGTGAAAGGCTGGGTCCGCCACAAGCCCGATGGCAGCGAGGGCGGCAAGGGCCATGACCTCACCGAAATGCCGATCTCGGTGGTCGTGCTGGGCCTGCCTTATCGCTGCCTGCTCCCGCAGGGCATCGAGAATCTGCTGGTGGCGGGCAAGACCGTTTCATTCGACAATGAGGCCCATCAGCGCGTGCGGTTGATGCCCGAATGCATCGCCATGGGCGAGGCTGCTGGCGTCGCCGCCGCCGTGGCAGTGCGCGACGGCGTTCCGCCCCGCCAGGTCGATACGGATGCGGTGCGCGCCCTGCTGAGCGAAGGCGGCATGAATCTGGACCGGAGCAAGGTCCGGGTGCAGCAAGTGCGGGAAACCCTCGCTAGCCGGGGCTTGAATGTCCTGATGGATTGAGACCGGCGCCCTCCCCGCGCCCCTTGCCCAAGGCGGGGACGCGGAGCAGGTGAGGTTCGGCGCTTGAACGCGAGGAGCGATCAGTCCTCGCGGCGATACCCGCCCAAGCCGGGCTTGAAGGACTTTTCGTCCAGAAACTGCGTCATCCCCTTGCGGCGCCCGCGCTCGGTATCCTGGCCCGCCGCCGTCGCCGCCATCGCGCCGAGCATCGCCTCGGACGTGTCCCAATCCAGCCGCTCGACATATTTGAACGCGGACTTGGCGTGACGCAGAATGGTCGGGTTTTTGGAGAGTAGCTTGCGCGCCAACGCCTCGGTCTCCGCCCGTAGATCGGTCAGCGGCACCGAGCGGTTGACCAGCCCCATCTCCGCCGCCTTGCGCCCGTCGAACGGATCGCCGGTCATGATATAATAAAGGCTGTCGCGATGGTTCATCACCTGCGCCACCGCCCGCGTGACGTTACCGGCCGGAATGATCCCCCAGTTGATCTCGGACAGGCCGAAGGTCGCTTCATCGGCGGCAATCGCCAGATCGCAGGCGACCAGCGGCGTGAATGCCCCGCCGAAGCACCAGCCGTTGACCATCGCAATGGTGGCCTTGGGATAGTGCGTCAGGCGCCGCCACATCCAATCCGTCGCGGCGCGGCGGAAGCGCGCCTGCACAATGGCGGATTCGCCCTCGGTCTCCCGGAAATATTCCTTGAGGTCCATGCCGGCCGAGAAGGCCTCCCCCTCGCCGGTCAGCACGACGACGCCGACATCGTCGCGCACCTCCAACTCATCGAGCACCTGCCACATCTCACGATTGATCGTGGGATTCATCGCATTGCGCTTGGCCGGGCGGTTGAGGGACACCCATGCGATGCCGTCATCCAGCGTGACCTTCACGGCCTCATAGGTGTTTTCACTTGTCATCGATGGATTGTCCTTTCGCTTCCATGGACACGACCAGGC
This genomic window contains:
- a CDS encoding FAD-dependent oxidoreductase — its product is MEKRFGAPTARETITEAAREIPVARRTQVLVVGAGAGGYPAAIRAARNGAEVLLIERNAVVGGTGPMSFVTEFLSCENISGILREMQQRLAAHDAAAETFLPEYFNLAYDPEMLKLVVLDMLVEAGVDLLLNTNVVDVIREGDALKGVIIENKSGRQAIFADVIIDASGDADVAARAGVAMHPREDPQPMMMLCRMGGVDWERMQAHARANPDDFSKLWGTPANPLDGAQYVHLTGWKSLVAQGKEEGALPGTFGHHISIFGATPANLRHGIGYLYAVQVLNRDPTDAADLTGAEVEGRRRARDFLPFAKRIPGMEDAFLIDMAPQIGVRDSRRIIGDYTLTRDDIFDGATFADEIALKVYRGPNVKGWVRHKPDGSEGGKGHDLTEMPISVVVLGLPYRCLLPQGIENLLVAGKTVSFDNEAHQRVRLMPECIAMGEAAGVAAAVAVRDGVPPRQVDTDAVRALLSEGGMNLDRSKVRVQQVRETLASRGLNVLMD
- a CDS encoding p-hydroxycinnamoyl CoA hydratase/lyase, which produces MTSENTYEAVKVTLDDGIAWVSLNRPAKRNAMNPTINREMWQVLDELEVRDDVGVVVLTGEGEAFSAGMDLKEYFRETEGESAIVQARFRRAATDWMWRRLTHYPKATIAMVNGWCFGGAFTPLVACDLAIAADEATFGLSEINWGIIPAGNVTRAVAQVMNHRDSLYYIMTGDPFDGRKAAEMGLVNRSVPLTDLRAETEALARKLLSKNPTILRHAKSAFKYVERLDWDTSEAMLGAMAATAAGQDTERGRRKGMTQFLDEKSFKPGLGGYRRED